The Pedosphaera parvula Ellin514 genome includes a region encoding these proteins:
- a CDS encoding alpha/beta hydrolase family protein: MIAPLAKFIDWSVLQTGSAMFPKSLREPGPGLKLEEAVRFLKGPDFIPAESPPAKVQFDDALHFRFPTPRPSKFPENNVVYGRLYRCGERWRERPAIILLHGGVDPIHYRFGFPLIARQCNRAGFNAATLESPYHYQRRPRQYSTLGVLGPYIPLTPDYFQMAETYAQAVSEIRGLTSWLLAEGCPAVALAGVSLGGWMAGITVCRDARLAAVVVALAPARQGNILSQLEHVAGRRARELLLSRRAACEELVRTLLNPGTSRPAISREKLLLIEGIHDLLVSIGPEEIWQSWGQPEIWRLPHGHISTFFMPGLAGRIIGWLAPRLEKSALSAPR, encoded by the coding sequence ATGATCGCGCCTTTGGCAAAATTCATTGATTGGTCGGTTCTTCAGACCGGCTCGGCCATGTTTCCAAAGTCCCTGAGGGAGCCGGGACCAGGTTTGAAGTTGGAGGAGGCTGTCCGATTCCTGAAAGGGCCGGACTTCATTCCGGCCGAATCCCCGCCGGCAAAGGTTCAATTCGATGACGCGCTGCATTTTCGTTTTCCGACGCCGCGACCTTCCAAATTCCCCGAGAACAACGTCGTGTACGGCCGGCTCTATCGCTGCGGAGAAAGATGGCGGGAACGGCCAGCGATCATTCTGCTGCACGGCGGTGTTGACCCAATCCATTATCGATTCGGATTTCCCTTGATCGCTCGACAATGCAATCGGGCGGGATTCAACGCGGCGACGCTGGAATCACCTTACCATTATCAACGCCGTCCACGCCAATATAGTACGCTGGGCGTCCTCGGCCCGTATATTCCATTGACCCCGGATTATTTTCAGATGGCAGAAACATATGCGCAGGCGGTTTCCGAAATCCGCGGTCTGACTAGCTGGTTGCTGGCTGAAGGCTGCCCGGCTGTGGCACTGGCGGGAGTTTCCCTAGGCGGCTGGATGGCGGGAATAACAGTGTGCCGCGACGCGCGTCTGGCTGCGGTCGTCGTGGCCCTGGCACCCGCGCGCCAAGGTAATATTTTGTCACAACTGGAACACGTCGCGGGGCGTCGTGCTCGCGAATTGTTACTTAGTCGACGGGCGGCGTGTGAGGAACTGGTCAGGACTCTGTTAAACCCGGGAACATCCCGGCCAGCGATCTCCAGAGAAAAACTATTATTGATCGAAGGAATCCATGATTTACTGGTGTCGATCGGCCCCGAGGAAATCTGGCAGTCATGGGGACAGCCAGAGATCTGGCGATTGCCGCACGGTCACATCAGCACATTCTTTATGCCGGGATTGGCCGGTCGCATCATTGGCTGGCTGGCGCCCAGGTTAGAAAAATCTGCTCTATCGGCTCCTCGTTAA
- a CDS encoding alpha/beta hydrolase — protein MIAPLAKFLDWSAIQVLVRMPHAYGRSPQMEEALQFLKEPGFITADSQPAQVEFNPDKSDLHFRFPTPQPCSFPENNIIYGRLYRCTEHWQERPVIVLLHGGGDSFGYRFRYPLIARHCNRAGFNAVTLVAPYHFQRRPRQPGALSWPDYLQMAEATAQAIAEIRALTGWLLGAGCPAIALWGFSFGGWLAGLTACRDTRLASVVLAAPRVRMNLSFAEMVSRRRIREVLQGERAAWATLNGTSLNLTSAQPVIPKRNILLIETMHDLFVGKEGIEDLWQVWGQPDIWRLPHGHVSKALLPGLTGRVLRWLEPRLNAATAKHDRAFGKIH, from the coding sequence ATGATCGCGCCTTTGGCAAAATTCCTGGACTGGTCGGCAATTCAGGTTCTGGTGCGGATGCCGCACGCCTATGGACGAAGTCCGCAGATGGAGGAAGCGCTCCAATTTCTGAAAGAGCCGGGCTTCATTACTGCCGATAGCCAGCCGGCACAGGTAGAGTTCAATCCAGACAAGTCGGACCTGCACTTCCGCTTTCCCACGCCTCAACCATGCAGCTTCCCGGAGAACAACATCATTTATGGCCGGCTCTACCGCTGCACTGAACACTGGCAGGAACGGCCGGTGATCGTCTTGCTGCATGGTGGCGGCGACTCCTTCGGTTATCGGTTCCGGTATCCGCTGATTGCTCGTCACTGCAATCGCGCGGGATTCAACGCGGTGACGTTGGTGGCGCCTTACCATTTTCAACGCCGTCCGCGCCAGCCCGGGGCATTGAGCTGGCCGGATTACTTGCAGATGGCAGAGGCAACGGCACAGGCAATTGCCGAAATTCGAGCGCTGACCGGATGGCTATTGGGAGCAGGTTGCCCCGCCATAGCATTGTGGGGCTTTTCGTTTGGCGGATGGCTGGCGGGATTGACGGCTTGCCGCGACACGCGCCTGGCCTCCGTCGTTTTGGCCGCGCCACGCGTGCGCATGAATCTCTCGTTTGCGGAAATGGTCTCCCGGCGTCGCATTCGAGAGGTGTTGCAAGGAGAGCGCGCGGCGTGGGCGACGCTGAATGGAACCTCGTTGAATCTGACTTCGGCCCAGCCGGTTATTCCAAAGAGAAACATATTGTTGATCGAAACGATGCACGATTTGTTCGTGGGAAAGGAGGGCATCGAAGACCTCTGGCAGGTATGGGGGCAGCCGGACATCTGGCGATTGCCGCATGGGCATGTCAGCAAAGCCTTGCTGCCAGGCTTGACGGGCCGCGTGCTTCGCTGGCTGGAACCGCGGCTCAATGCTGCCACCGCAAAACATGATCGCGCCTTTGGCAAAATTCATTGA
- a CDS encoding heparin lyase I family protein — protein sequence MLPQPRSANLEGPVSDGTKQGGIAPIVAFLLFLGGLVLPVLTWAFLLPQPLLFAAVGMELIALLLAASYWRRPLAKVTILLIAIFGLFFTWAGWNGFPSYPRRVRPTADWMKPLETTWTLETPGKPYSVQPVSDVQKNDQDSLRFETRPGEVWINHRFIPTFRAEVATEEYAPIHSVKWYAFSLQLPANFPSIPVKDSDDQWLCLAQWKFNEFFNGSTHKAGSRPGLHFGYRTRSTDHKNRFEIEVLHANPDARDGADAETVFKEKHFPLGKWNDFVVQAKWSDNQDGFVNIWWNGKQIVEYRGPVGYELTTGPEFKFGLYHSDSDQTLVAYFNQVKSGDTPQSVGFDPSAAARR from the coding sequence GTGCTGCCTCAACCTCGATCAGCCAATTTGGAGGGACCAGTTTCGGACGGGACAAAACAGGGCGGTATCGCGCCGATTGTGGCGTTTCTTTTGTTTCTTGGCGGATTAGTGTTGCCGGTGCTTACCTGGGCGTTCTTGCTGCCGCAACCGCTCCTATTCGCCGCCGTTGGAATGGAACTGATCGCGCTGCTGCTTGCCGCGTCCTATTGGCGGCGGCCGTTGGCCAAGGTCACGATTCTGTTGATTGCCATTTTTGGTCTGTTTTTCACATGGGCCGGCTGGAATGGATTTCCGAGCTATCCGCGCAGGGTGCGCCCCACGGCGGATTGGATGAAGCCGCTCGAAACAACCTGGACTTTGGAAACGCCGGGAAAGCCTTATTCCGTCCAGCCGGTCTCGGATGTGCAAAAGAACGATCAGGATTCGCTGCGCTTCGAGACGCGTCCCGGCGAAGTCTGGATTAACCACAGGTTCATCCCGACCTTTCGCGCGGAGGTGGCGACGGAGGAATATGCGCCCATCCACTCCGTGAAATGGTATGCGTTCAGCCTCCAACTGCCGGCCAATTTTCCCTCCATTCCGGTCAAGGACAGCGACGACCAATGGCTGTGTCTGGCGCAATGGAAATTTAACGAATTCTTCAATGGGTCGACGCACAAAGCAGGGTCGCGACCCGGTTTACATTTTGGTTATCGGACGCGTTCAACGGATCACAAGAACCGTTTTGAAATCGAGGTTCTCCACGCCAACCCTGATGCCCGCGACGGCGCGGACGCGGAGACGGTCTTCAAGGAAAAGCACTTTCCATTGGGTAAATGGAATGACTTCGTGGTCCAGGCGAAATGGTCGGACAACCAGGACGGCTTCGTCAACATCTGGTGGAACGGGAAGCAGATTGTCGAATATCGCGGACCGGTCGGGTATGAACTGACCACCGGACCGGAATTCAAATTCGGGCTTTATCACAGCGATTCGGACCAGACGCTCGTTGCCTATTTCAATCAGGTCAAATCCGGCGACACGCCCCAATCCGTCGGTTTTGATCCCTCGGCCGCCGCGCGGCGCTAG
- a CDS encoding aldo/keto reductase, with amino-acid sequence MKYRLLGNSGLRVSEMALGTMTFGEDWGWGAPKEEAQKVYNAFREAGGNFIDTANVYTNGSSESFLGEFMKGHRESIVLATKYTNAMPGTDPNAAGNQRKNMMQAVEASLKRLQTDYIDLYWVHIWDQITPVEEVMRGLDDLVRQGKILYVGISDAPAWWIAQANTLASLRGWSPFVGLQIEYSLVERTVERELIPMAQALNLGVTAWSPLSGGILTGKYHGQGSAEGSRMSSDMMKEFMPEEKRAAAIVAAVKAIAQETGRSMAQVALAWLRYRSVPVIPIIGARKLSQLNDNLASLELSLSAVQVKALDDASRIDLGFPQSMFAKELPRNLMYGGMADKIIA; translated from the coding sequence ATGAAATATCGACTGCTCGGAAATTCAGGACTGCGCGTATCGGAAATGGCTCTCGGCACCATGACCTTTGGAGAGGATTGGGGCTGGGGCGCGCCAAAGGAAGAGGCTCAAAAAGTGTATAACGCCTTCCGCGAGGCAGGTGGCAACTTCATTGACACCGCCAATGTTTATACCAACGGCTCAAGCGAGTCGTTTCTCGGTGAGTTCATGAAGGGACACCGCGAAAGCATCGTGCTCGCCACCAAATATACCAACGCCATGCCAGGCACGGACCCCAATGCCGCCGGTAATCAACGCAAGAACATGATGCAGGCGGTCGAGGCCAGCTTGAAACGGCTTCAAACCGACTACATCGATCTCTACTGGGTCCACATTTGGGACCAGATTACGCCGGTTGAAGAAGTGATGCGCGGGTTGGACGATCTGGTTCGGCAGGGAAAAATCCTTTATGTCGGCATCTCCGATGCCCCGGCGTGGTGGATCGCCCAAGCCAACACACTGGCCTCGTTACGCGGTTGGTCGCCATTCGTCGGATTGCAAATCGAATACAGTCTCGTCGAGCGAACGGTCGAACGGGAACTCATCCCGATGGCGCAGGCGCTCAATCTTGGCGTGACTGCCTGGTCTCCGCTCTCCGGCGGCATTCTCACGGGCAAATACCACGGCCAGGGCTCCGCTGAAGGCAGTCGCATGAGCTCGGATATGATGAAGGAGTTCATGCCCGAGGAAAAGAGAGCGGCGGCCATCGTGGCGGCAGTCAAGGCCATTGCTCAAGAGACGGGCCGCAGCATGGCGCAGGTGGCATTGGCATGGCTACGCTATCGGTCGGTGCCCGTTATTCCAATCATCGGCGCCCGAAAGCTTTCACAACTTAATGACAACCTTGCGAGTCTGGAGCTCTCGCTTTCTGCCGTACAAGTCAAAGCGTTGGATGACGCCAGCCGGATTGACCTCGGCTTCCCGCAGAGCATGTTCGCCAAAGAACTGCCGCGAAACCTTATGTATGGCGGCATGGCGGACAAGATCATTGCCTGA
- a CDS encoding class I SAM-dependent methyltransferase, giving the protein MSNPTNPPSPQLFMEVVTAHQKTGALKAAIELGLFTAIGKTPATAAEIAARCKCPERGIRILSDNLTIMGFLEKADSRYSLTPSSAVFLDQNSPAYFGSAVKFLLSPAITEAFTDLASTIRRGSVHTSEQGTTAPDHPAWIEFARSMGPMMGPAASGAADLTPLDSARDTRVLDISASHGAYGIAVAQKNPRAHLVALDWEAVLAITEENARKAGLGNRFSKIVGDAFTVDLGRDYDAVLVPNFLHHFNLADCTRFLRRVHAALRPGGRVVIIEFMPNADRITPPPAAEFSLVMLGTTPEGDAYTFSEFQQMLNDAGFSDTTQHSLPSSVQTAVIAVA; this is encoded by the coding sequence ATGTCCAACCCCACGAACCCACCCTCACCGCAACTATTTATGGAAGTCGTCACTGCCCACCAAAAGACAGGGGCATTGAAGGCTGCCATTGAACTTGGCCTGTTTACAGCTATCGGCAAAACTCCCGCGACCGCAGCAGAAATCGCGGCGCGTTGCAAATGCCCGGAGCGCGGCATCCGCATTCTAAGCGATAATCTGACGATCATGGGCTTCCTTGAAAAAGCCGATTCCCGTTATTCGCTCACACCATCATCCGCCGTTTTTCTGGATCAAAACTCGCCTGCCTACTTTGGCTCGGCCGTGAAGTTCCTGCTCTCTCCGGCGATTACTGAAGCCTTCACCGATCTCGCTTCCACGATTCGTCGCGGAAGCGTTCACACCTCGGAGCAGGGCACCACCGCCCCCGATCATCCGGCCTGGATCGAATTTGCCCGCAGCATGGGGCCGATGATGGGCCCGGCAGCGAGCGGCGCGGCTGATCTCACACCGCTCGATTCCGCCCGGGACACCCGCGTGCTCGACATCTCGGCCAGTCACGGCGCTTACGGCATCGCGGTTGCACAGAAAAATCCCCGCGCTCACCTCGTCGCGCTCGATTGGGAAGCCGTGCTCGCCATCACGGAGGAAAATGCCCGGAAGGCCGGACTAGGAAACCGGTTCAGCAAAATCGTCGGCGATGCCTTCACCGTGGATCTAGGCCGCGACTATGACGCGGTGCTTGTGCCGAACTTCCTGCATCATTTCAACCTCGCCGACTGCACGCGTTTCCTTCGCCGTGTCCACGCCGCGTTGCGTCCGGGTGGCCGCGTGGTCATCATCGAGTTCATGCCGAACGCCGACCGCATCACTCCACCGCCCGCCGCTGAATTCAGCCTGGTCATGCTCGGCACCACGCCGGAAGGGGATGCTTACACTTTTTCGGAGTTTCAACAGATGCTCAACGACGCGGGCTTTAGTGACACAACGCAACATTCGCTGCCGTCGTCAGTGCAGACTGCGGTAATCGCGGTGGCTTGA
- a CDS encoding alpha/beta hydrolase: MRQILAFWIVVLLSVKWCAAETSDSLLADYFKVRTAQISNSSLTNIHTLADWQNHRSELRRQSAEMLGLDPMPERTDLNPVVTGKIERDDFTVEKLHFQSLPHLYVTANLYVPKNLTKPAPTVLYLCGHTAVITNGVSVGNKTAYQHHGIWFARNGYVCLIVDTVQWGEIRGHHWGTYREGQWWWNSRGYTPAGIETWNAIRALDYLESRPEVDADRIGVTGRSGGGAYSWFLAAMDDRVKVIAPVSGITDLQNQVVDGSVDQHCDCMFFVNTYRWDYPMLAALCAPRPLMLGNADADSLFPVSGVMRTREAVKRIYGLYGATTNFGLVMVPGPHKDVQDLQVPVFRWFNIHLKHEDPVIEMAAVKMFAPSELKVFEKIPDDQINTTIQESFVPKAKSPEVPKSAAAWNNLRDNWLKEIRAKCFGAWPADESAPKVQSLFSERNDGIIYEAYEIQAEPEVPLRLYVMHKNSEESQITLQVADAAFKPMELNEATGLSPRILETQSMFGPRDVVNQLIEKIKKDGCAQAVLFTRGTGPGAWSDDEARQRNLRRRFMLLGQTLDGMRVWDIIRAVRGLKTLREFHSTAANVQAGGEMGVNALYASLYEPGVASLDLCDMPSSQQTKGPDYLNVLKFVDIPQVAAMAAERCPVRLQPDDKKGWEFLRGVASSSAAKLRLEWVK; the protein is encoded by the coding sequence ATGCGGCAAATTTTGGCGTTTTGGATCGTTGTCCTTCTTTCAGTAAAATGGTGCGCGGCGGAAACGTCGGACAGCCTTCTGGCTGATTATTTCAAGGTTCGCACGGCCCAAATCTCCAACTCAAGCCTGACGAATATCCACACGCTCGCCGATTGGCAAAACCACCGTTCCGAACTGCGCCGTCAGTCCGCCGAAATGCTCGGACTGGACCCGATGCCGGAACGGACCGATTTGAACCCGGTAGTTACTGGAAAAATCGAGCGGGACGATTTCACGGTCGAAAAACTGCATTTTCAATCACTGCCGCATCTCTACGTCACCGCCAATCTTTACGTGCCGAAGAACCTGACAAAACCCGCGCCGACGGTGTTGTATCTTTGCGGTCACACGGCGGTAATCACCAACGGCGTTTCCGTGGGAAACAAAACCGCTTATCAGCATCACGGCATCTGGTTCGCGCGCAACGGCTATGTCTGCCTCATCGTCGACACGGTGCAGTGGGGCGAAATCAGGGGCCACCATTGGGGGACTTATCGCGAAGGACAATGGTGGTGGAACTCGCGCGGTTACACGCCAGCGGGCATCGAAACCTGGAACGCCATTCGCGCCCTTGATTATTTGGAGTCGCGCCCCGAAGTGGACGCTGACCGCATAGGTGTGACGGGCCGTTCCGGCGGCGGAGCTTACAGTTGGTTTCTCGCGGCGATGGACGACCGCGTGAAGGTGATCGCGCCGGTCTCGGGCATTACCGACCTGCAAAACCAGGTCGTCGATGGCTCGGTGGACCAGCATTGCGACTGCATGTTTTTCGTGAACACGTACCGCTGGGATTATCCGATGCTGGCGGCTCTCTGCGCGCCGCGCCCGCTGATGCTTGGCAACGCCGACGCCGATTCGCTCTTTCCGGTGAGCGGCGTGATGCGGACGCGCGAGGCGGTGAAACGCATTTACGGACTCTACGGCGCGACCACCAATTTCGGACTGGTGATGGTTCCCGGCCCGCACAAGGACGTTCAGGATTTGCAAGTGCCGGTGTTCCGCTGGTTCAATATCCATTTGAAGCACGAGGATCCTGTCATCGAAATGGCCGCTGTAAAAATGTTCGCGCCGTCCGAATTGAAGGTGTTTGAAAAGATTCCCGATGACCAGATCAACACCACCATCCAGGAGAGCTTCGTGCCGAAAGCTAAATCGCCCGAAGTCCCGAAATCCGCGGCCGCATGGAACAACCTTCGCGATAACTGGCTCAAGGAGATTCGCGCGAAATGTTTCGGTGCATGGCCTGCAGATGAATCCGCGCCCAAAGTCCAGTCGCTTTTCTCCGAGCGCAACGACGGCATCATCTACGAAGCCTACGAAATCCAAGCTGAGCCCGAAGTGCCGTTGCGACTTTACGTTATGCACAAAAACAGCGAGGAATCACAGATCACTTTGCAGGTGGCGGATGCCGCGTTCAAACCAATGGAATTGAACGAAGCCACCGGCTTGAGCCCGCGGATTCTGGAGACGCAAAGCATGTTCGGCCCGCGCGATGTCGTGAACCAATTGATCGAGAAGATCAAAAAGGATGGCTGCGCGCAGGCAGTCTTGTTCACGCGCGGCACCGGTCCAGGCGCATGGAGCGACGATGAGGCGCGGCAGCGGAATTTGCGGCGCCGTTTTATGCTGCTCGGCCAGACGCTGGATGGCATGCGCGTTTGGGACATCATCCGCGCGGTGCGCGGCTTGAAGACTTTGCGGGAATTTCACAGCACAGCGGCAAACGTGCAGGCGGGAGGGGAAATGGGCGTGAACGCGCTTTATGCGTCGCTTTACGAACCGGGCGTCGCGTCACTCGATCTGTGCGACATGCCGTCCAGCCAACAAACCAAAGGGCCGGATTATTTGAATGTCCTTAAGTTCGTGGACATCCCTCAAGTAGCCGCCATGGCCGCCGAACGTTGCCCCGTGCGCCTGCAACCGGATGATAAGAAAGGCTGGGAATTCCTGCGCGGGGTTGCCTCTTCATCTGCGGCGAAGCTCCGGCTCGAGTGGGTGAAGTAG
- a CDS encoding class I SAM-dependent methyltransferase codes for MTIEKEQSHKYSLMAALLSGLIRVVLFPVWLVVAILYEAHVILSSRKLGVSATALGPMSTRWMQHQLGQRRDEACAKLIKVLPNHCHAGLYAVAFPVLLGHRLTGFVPKSLRYPYEGIPPVQHQTHVRSTFADAAIEKYLPGVEQFVELGAGYDTRTVQLQHNHRIRCFEVDLPKTRQLKLRLLHQCGVDTSGVTFVAANFLTDDWLDNLMKAGFDPSKPAFFLWEGVTYYLSREAMEKTFRTIATIAPGSVVVFDYATDAVIKMRRKPLGRLHKAILKAVRESQTFWIPSEPPVKETLATLMDSYGLSLREHLSWGHETKRKRLPGGLAAAVLE; via the coding sequence ATGACGATCGAAAAAGAACAATCACATAAGTATTCGCTCATGGCGGCGTTGTTGTCCGGTCTCATCCGAGTTGTCCTTTTTCCGGTTTGGCTGGTTGTCGCAATTCTTTACGAGGCCCACGTGATTTTATCGAGTCGAAAGCTGGGAGTCTCGGCGACGGCATTGGGCCCAATGTCCACGCGGTGGATGCAACATCAACTTGGGCAAAGACGGGATGAGGCTTGCGCCAAGTTAATAAAAGTACTGCCGAACCATTGCCACGCTGGATTGTATGCGGTGGCATTCCCCGTGTTACTGGGCCATCGATTGACCGGGTTCGTTCCAAAGAGCCTCCGCTATCCCTATGAAGGAATTCCGCCTGTCCAGCACCAAACCCATGTAAGGTCGACGTTTGCTGACGCTGCGATTGAAAAGTATCTGCCGGGCGTCGAACAGTTTGTCGAGCTGGGCGCGGGTTATGACACGCGAACCGTGCAACTGCAACACAACCACCGAATTCGTTGTTTCGAAGTTGACCTGCCAAAGACCCGACAACTCAAGCTCAGGCTCTTGCATCAATGTGGAGTCGATACAAGCGGTGTCACATTCGTCGCTGCTAATTTTTTGACCGACGATTGGCTGGATAATCTGATGAAAGCCGGTTTTGATCCATCCAAACCCGCATTCTTTCTTTGGGAGGGCGTGACCTACTATCTGAGCCGCGAGGCGATGGAAAAGACCTTTCGTACCATTGCCACGATTGCGCCTGGAAGCGTGGTGGTGTTTGATTACGCCACCGATGCTGTCATCAAGATGCGTCGCAAACCCCTCGGCCGCTTGCACAAAGCCATTCTGAAAGCCGTCCGTGAGTCCCAGACATTTTGGATTCCGAGCGAGCCGCCGGTGAAGGAAACCCTGGCCACGCTCATGGACTCGTACGGTTTATCGTTGCGCGAGCACCTGAGCTGGGGCCACGAAACAAAACGCAAACGCCTGCCTGGCGGCCTCGCTGCCGCGGTTCTTGAATGA
- a CDS encoding alpha/beta hydrolase: MKPWIFTLCVAFVFAFGDLRAQTNVWQPSPGHTQVSIWPGAVPDAQPVPGPEMATTVTNKLIAGKPWLRVDNVSQPTMTVYSPKGTNTGVAVVVFPGGGYNCLAIDLEGTEICEWLASKGITGVLLKYRVPGSGPHWDPQRKRRVVPKVLTALEDAQRTLGLVRFHAAEWHIDPHKIGVLGFSAGGHLVAAISTRFDKRLYRAVDAADKKSCRPDFAVPVYPGHMLEDTSTEFELNPTIPVTGNTPPTFLLQAEDDPVDEVRNSLVYYTALKNAGVPVEMHLYAQGGHAYGLRRTKFPITGWPQLVETWLGTIGMTPQ, translated from the coding sequence ATGAAGCCTTGGATTTTTACTCTCTGTGTTGCGTTTGTATTTGCGTTTGGCGATCTGCGCGCGCAGACGAATGTTTGGCAGCCATCACCGGGACATACGCAGGTGTCGATATGGCCGGGGGCGGTGCCGGATGCGCAGCCGGTTCCAGGGCCGGAGATGGCTACGACCGTAACGAACAAATTGATTGCCGGTAAGCCGTGGCTTCGAGTGGACAACGTCTCGCAGCCTACGATGACGGTCTATTCGCCGAAGGGAACGAATACGGGCGTTGCGGTAGTCGTGTTTCCTGGGGGAGGCTACAATTGTCTGGCCATCGATCTTGAAGGCACGGAGATCTGCGAATGGCTGGCATCCAAGGGGATCACGGGTGTGCTGTTGAAATATCGCGTGCCAGGTTCGGGACCGCATTGGGATCCGCAACGTAAGCGCCGCGTCGTTCCGAAGGTGCTGACGGCGTTGGAAGATGCGCAGCGGACGTTGGGGTTGGTACGTTTTCACGCCGCTGAATGGCATATTGATCCGCACAAGATTGGGGTGCTCGGGTTTTCGGCAGGCGGACATTTGGTGGCAGCCATCAGCACGCGTTTTGACAAGCGTTTGTACCGGGCTGTAGATGCGGCTGACAAGAAAAGCTGCCGCCCTGATTTTGCGGTGCCGGTTTACCCAGGACATATGCTGGAGGACACCTCTACAGAGTTTGAGTTGAATCCGACCATTCCTGTTACCGGCAATACGCCGCCTACCTTTTTGCTACAGGCGGAGGATGACCCGGTGGACGAGGTGAGGAACTCGCTGGTTTACTACACTGCGTTGAAGAACGCTGGGGTTCCCGTGGAAATGCATTTATATGCGCAGGGCGGACATGCATATGGGCTGCGACGCACGAAGTTTCCGATTACGGGCTGGCCTCAGTTGGTGGAGACATGGCTGGGAACAATCGGGATGACTCCGCAGTAA
- a CDS encoding alpha/beta fold hydrolase — translation MNTNDKSNEAACSRRSFLCNTAISVAAMQLGRTALADEPAATAAKSGTHNSFTSLKQIDAGVLNVGYAEDGPANGPVVLLLHGWPYDIYSYVDVAPLLASKGCRVIVPYLRGYGTTHFLSSETVRNGQQSVIAVDSIALMDALKIDKAIIGGFDWGARTANIMAALWPERCKAMVSVSGYLIGSPEANKAPLPPQAELQWWYQFYFATERGRAGYDKYRRDFAKLIWRLASPKWNFDDATFERSAASFDNPDHVSIVIHNYRWRLGLAEGERKFDDLEKRLAAAPVITVPTITLEGDANGAPHPDASAYAKKFSGKYAHRVINGGVGHNLPQEAPQAFAKAIMEVDSL, via the coding sequence ATGAATACAAATGATAAGTCTAATGAAGCAGCTTGCAGTCGCCGGAGCTTTTTATGCAACACAGCGATAAGTGTCGCTGCCATGCAACTCGGCAGGACCGCTTTGGCCGACGAACCCGCCGCGACTGCTGCCAAATCCGGAACACACAATTCTTTCACTTCACTTAAGCAGATCGACGCCGGCGTCCTGAATGTCGGCTACGCGGAAGATGGCCCGGCCAATGGTCCTGTGGTCCTGCTCCTGCACGGCTGGCCTTACGACATTTACAGCTATGTGGATGTGGCCCCGCTGCTGGCGTCCAAGGGCTGCCGGGTGATTGTCCCTTACCTGCGAGGTTATGGAACGACGCACTTCCTTTCGAGCGAAACGGTGCGGAACGGCCAGCAATCGGTGATTGCCGTCGATAGCATCGCGTTAATGGATGCCCTCAAGATCGACAAGGCGATCATCGGCGGCTTTGATTGGGGAGCGCGCACTGCCAACATCATGGCAGCGCTCTGGCCTGAACGTTGCAAGGCGATGGTCTCCGTCAGTGGTTATTTGATTGGCAGCCCCGAAGCCAACAAGGCGCCGTTGCCGCCGCAGGCTGAACTCCAATGGTGGTACCAATTCTATTTTGCCACGGAACGCGGTCGCGCAGGTTACGACAAATACCGCCGGGACTTCGCGAAACTCATTTGGAGGCTGGCATCCCCAAAATGGAATTTCGACGATGCCACCTTCGAGCGCAGTGCGGCGTCCTTCGATAACCCCGATCATGTCAGCATTGTCATCCATAATTATCGCTGGCGGCTCGGCCTGGCCGAAGGCGAGCGAAAATTCGATGACCTTGAAAAGCGGCTTGCCGCAGCTCCGGTTATCACGGTCCCCACCATCACCCTGGAAGGAGATGCCAATGGAGCACCGCACCCGGATGCCAGCGCGTATGCGAAGAAATTCTCCGGCAAATACGCACATCGAGTTATCAACGGAGGTGTCGGACACAACCTTCCCCAGGAAGCGCCGCAAGCCTTTGCAAAAGCAATCATGGAAGTGGATAGCCTCTGA
- a CDS encoding DUF3175 domain-containing protein — protein sequence MKSRSNKKRWSGEVTRHSNALDLEPNVFKQSSPHRIALSLKHSAEASTRRKASPYQSAMSMLNFYINRAGGNLSAKQKKSLVRAKSELRKVFHQE from the coding sequence ATGAAATCACGGTCGAACAAAAAGCGATGGTCCGGCGAGGTCACCCGGCACAGCAATGCACTTGATCTGGAACCGAATGTTTTCAAGCAGAGCAGCCCACATCGAATCGCGCTTTCCTTGAAGCATTCCGCTGAAGCCAGCACGCGACGCAAAGCCAGTCCCTATCAGTCGGCGATGTCCATGCTCAATTTCTACATCAATCGTGCGGGCGGGAATCTTTCTGCCAAGCAGAAAAAATCGCTGGTCCGGGCAAAATCTGAGTTGCGCAAAGTCTTTCATCAGGAATAA